TTATATACTGTCAGACAAATTTAGCACCTATGGATCTAAATAGAGATTctctggtcaatactagccgcaatatatcgctcggctagggagaacttctctttagctcgatcggttgagcatcagactagtaatccagaggtcccgagttcgatccctggcagaggcaggtattaaatttattgtaaatcctgcaccctgttacatatatattaaatagtactatgtacaatgtacatgaaaGTGAGGTTacttaaacatttgaattatttcatatcttAAACTATAAAGGAGCTCCTGATTCTCCAAATGATTATCTAATCTGTATACAAAGATGTATACATTTAGTGTTAAAACAACATATCTATAACTATAAAGGAGTTCCTGATTATCTAATCTGTATACaaagatgtatatatttagtgttAAAACAACATATCTATACCTATAAAGGAGTTCCTGATTATCTAATCTGTATACAAAGATGTATACATTTAGTGCTAAAACAACATTCTTGGGAAGCTTGTTCCATATTTTTACAATTCTAGGCCAAACATGTTCTAACGAATATCCAATCTGGAATGTTGTGGAAAAACTTTGAATGGATGTCTCCTAATTCCCTGTCTGTGTAATTTATTTGTCCACATTTGAATAAAGATTGTTGTACAGTTATCataacattatttgtttttttaaagatcTCGATCTTTATTAGCCTAAACTGTGATATTTCTAAATAATCGACCCATAGATTCTTATGGGACCACTGTAGTAAGTAGAATAGTGCAATGATATTCAGATGCCAATATTCTTTGAACAATTTGAAAATATGATATCTTACCTTGGTAAGTTCCACAGCACCATTTGAAGCACGAAAAACAAGGGCGTCtctaaaaattaaatttgtcaGTTAGTACTTTAAGTGTTAAGTTGCCATATCTAGAATttcaaacacaaaaaataacttgatgaaatatatcaattattctCTTACATTGAACCCTATCATTATACAAGAACTACATTATACATTCTAAAGGTAAAAACATTCTCAATTAAGAAAAGAATCTTTGATAAtcaaaatcaagaaaatatttgatgaaagtaaaatgtataattagtACAAATCATGTAGAATTCCACAAACAAATTTTACCAGGCCAATGCTGAACTCTCTCCCAATAACGTTACTGATACAAAAtctatttattgatatttctttttGATGGTTAAACATGAACTCTGGTGACACTGAATGACCTTGCACTGACCTTGTCACACCAGATACACTCGAGGTAGTTCCAGTCCACCAGACAGATCACCAGGTTCTCCTTGGCGACGTGATTCACAATGTCTGATATAGGCACTGAGCTGTAAATAGGATCAAACTCAGTATAGTTATAGGAGGGAATCTGGGCTGGTACAAAAAGCCTAGTAAAGGGCAGTCACAACATCATAGGGTACAAAGTTATCATGATAAGAATAATTTGTTATACTCACCATTTTTCTACCTCTATATTATTGGATGCAGCTTCAGAAAACATCTTTCCAACTCTGTCTTCATCTTGATTGAAGTGAATTTTGTAGAATGGCTATAGGAAACAGAACACTttgaataattgttttattctaattgtatttatagatattaacaTTGTGTCCTCTAAAAgttctgttgattttttttttataaatgtgaCAGATTAATCCCCATTGCTATCTTTTTCTAATTAGTAATGACCAACTTAAACAAGCTGAAAACAATTACACTACAGTTACATGTGTATAATTTCAGTTGATCCTAGTTAAATATCAATTCAGAAACCAAGCTTTGTTATAAGGTTAACACCATTAAACATGGATACTGACTTATAAATAATGTGATTAGGAAAGTATACCTTTTTTGCATATTCTTGGTCCACTCCCAGAGTCACAGTCGTTAGCTTTGTTCTTATATCATGGAACTTGAACAGGTAGGCTAAATCTATTGTCCAAATACTGCATCACAAAATATATCACTGGCTATAGTTGTATAATCAGAGGGTTGTTTGTTATTCTATGAGAATATAGTTCACATATTTATTATTcagttttttaattttactgaattatctcccttgcagaAAGGTATCAGTTGTGACTTCATTATTTGAGGCATAATTTACAATATGATTACATATTTTATCTATGCTATCAATGCATATCTCAtaatattttgagaaatataatcAGTTTGCTGATACTTTGTCTAATCAAAAGACACATGTTTCCTCACATAATTTTACAGATTTAGATGCCCTCCATATATAACATCATGTGTTTAACCACTGTGTTCTAGTTTGATAAAACTGACCTTTCTCCACAGTTAAGTGCCTCAAAGTCAGAAGTGTAAACACTGTGAACATTCCTCTTGAAGTATCTGCAAAACATATGGCATAAATATCTGGTGATATATACCTGGTATCATCACTAAATAGATTCAATATCTGATTTACTGACACATTCAGTAAATAGATAGTTCTATATTCTGTGGGTATACCAAAATTACACAACATATCATCCATAGTGCAATCGCAACAAACCAATatatttctctctctcttttacAAACCAATATACTTTGCAAGTTTAATTATatacaagagctgttggagaacagcaaagcttgcctattcagaagaagttgatgttcaagtatttactatttaaacatggaaatatgacaaattaacagactcaaaaaccccctaaaagggccccaaattggttgtattatcacgttcaggatccatacacattaggaaaataaaatcataaacatttataatgacttATGCtaaaacaattgacaaaatagaaacttgctaaAAAATTTAACATGgaattatgacaaattaacagactcaaaaaccccctaaagggccccaaattggttgtattatcacgttcagcatccatacacattaggaaaataaaatcataaacatttatgatgacttaagcttaaacaattgacgaaacagaaacttgctcaaaaacttgaacgtgaaatgggacgccaacgctgacgccgacaccagggtgacaacattagctccccctattcttcgaataggcgagctaaaaatgattGACAATCAATAACAGTACGCGTCTAAATAGTCTAATTACATATACCACAAAGCAATaacttaatatttttgtatGCAACATGATTGGTAGTCAATGTTACACAAATTATCTCtccttatatacatgtagacctTTCTCAATTACATGTAACACAAAGCaacaactttaatatttttatatgtgaCACAATTGGTAGCTAATATTACATgactaatatcaatatttaaacgaaatgtttttattttttttctatgttaAAAAAATTTGATAGTCAATGAAATGTTTTCCTTTCTACTGTCAAGGACATTTGATTAAAAAAGTCAGCCAAAATTAtctaattatctcccctttgccCAGGATTAAAAGAGCAAAATTGACAGTCCTTATTACTAAATATTTCAGTACACTAAAACTTTTCTGATCTTTTAGAATTTGTCTGTTATTGGTGTATGTTAAATTCTAAAAGTATGGATACATTGTTTGCTAACTTGTACTGATCACCCTGTCCTGACATATAAATATAGTtgagttttttttgttttttttttcatctctGCTGAGGATGGATATATATTCACACACAAACCTGAGCACCATGCAGCAACATGCCAGCCCACAGTCCCAGGAGTATGACTGTATATGTGTTGGCACTTTCAACTGAACTTGTCTTTGACTGTCTGCACCCTTATCCTTAAGCTTAATTCCTCCATCTACAAGTAGGAAACAGAAACATGTGATATACCGGGTACTTTGTTAAGACTAAAGTATGGTTTCTGCATAATATGCATAGCTTTTCCCTCTGtggattttttttagaaatttccAAAAAGGTGCTAGCTGTTTCCATTATCTCTTTTAAATCATTTTGGTTTTTTAGATGATTTCTCCTAGAGTTAGTCatagaattttgtttttatttcaactgGGCCATCACAAGAACATtgcatgattttatttcaaataattttaagaTAAAGATGAAGATAATTTCCTGTTGTAAAATATGGAGCAATGGCACAAAGTCTTTGTTCAGCATATATTACTGACAGAGTACAAAAACACTCAGCTTTACACCAATAGCCTAGGTTCAGAAAAAATGTGCATTTATGAAGGTAAAGGGTGTTTTgcgattttcttcaaatttatgtCTGCTACATTGTACTTTGATCTAATCATTTACTTGAGTTCTTTCCCTTATAAAAAATGGGGATTACATATTTGTTGATTGGATCAAAGTAGCAGAAATACATTTAATATGGCACACATTGAATTTGAGAATGGTCTAGTTAGGATCACAAGAAGATTATAGGCATGCCAGTCCCCAGATACCACCAGTAAAAGAAACCTGAACCATCATCCTACTCAACACTGATCAGAGCCTTCAATTTCGCTATGATATGTTCCTGGAATGTAAAGGTCGTAAATCAACCCTGGAAATTGAGTAATTCCCACTGAtggaacttgaaaagaagttttAGATATGTACAATTTTATGGGCAGTGGATGGGGCATGCCACATGGTGAGAAATACATAAGCTTATAATTAAGCTATCCATAAGCATCATCGTTATTTTCATACCACAGTTTTCAGATTGTTGTGATATTTTACTTAACAAATGAACAGTAGGGTTCAACAGATCCTCCTTTATTAGTGTTTATTTCTGAAAGTTGGTTCCTTTTCGGACGAAATCAAAACTTCAGTAATGAAAGTAAAAGTATTTAACTTGATCTAAATTGTAAAGTGACACTAAAAGAtctaaatgaattttaaaataaagaaacaatattCAACTACAAAAAAAATTGGGTGTCCCATAtcatatgtaataattattagACTAAATTAGTATTGTATTGTCCCGATGTGTACATGGCAGGACACAACTGCATATCTGCATGGATAACAGTTCATGTGAAAGTTCAGCCCCTTGTCACAATGTcggacatgtaattattttcattagagAAAACTCCGATGTTACTGTGGTCATATAACTTGGATTTCCACTCCGTCAGATCGATTTaaacatgacatcataatgttttatttatagccTGGGGATAATCTCGGATGATCATGAATTTCGTCGTCAGCTAACAGTTTCTTCGTGATCAGCTGGTAACTTAAAGCTATCTTACCGCCTTTGACAGTTTCCGCCATCGTTAAAAATTGTGTAGTACGTTTCTGCTGATCTACATGTCACAATTCCCCACATAACAAACAGCAGATGCGCTGAAAATATCTAATAAACACTCTGAGAGAAAAATTGACACTCGAGTTTGTAAACAGGAACAAGCGAGGGGCGGTAACTCTAAAACGATATCCTCCCATCAAAAAGGTTGCACACCACCAAGTTTACAATGCAGATAGTGATTAGCTAGT
The Argopecten irradians isolate NY chromosome 9, Ai_NY, whole genome shotgun sequence DNA segment above includes these coding regions:
- the LOC138332335 gene encoding protein GUCD1-like isoform X1, producing MQICSCVLPYGGIKLKDKGADSQRQVQLKVPTHIQSYSWDCGLACCCMVLRYFKRNVHSVYTSDFEALNCGESIWTIDLAYLFKFHDIRTKLTTVTLGVDQEYAKKPFYKIHFNQDEDRVGKMFSEAASNNIEVEKCSVPISDIVNHVAKENLVICLVDWNYLECIWCDKRRPCFSCFKWCCGTYQGHFVVVCGFDQRKKRVFYKNPSYDEDVCCSRMDKFDKARKSHGTDEDTLFIFNP
- the LOC138332335 gene encoding protein GUCD1-like isoform X2; translated protein: MAETVKGDGGIKLKDKGADSQRQVQLKVPTHIQSYSWDCGLACCCMVLRYFKRNVHSVYTSDFEALNCGESIWTIDLAYLFKFHDIRTKLTTVTLGVDQEYAKKPFYKIHFNQDEDRVGKMFSEAASNNIEVEKCSVPISDIVNHVAKENLVICLVDWNYLECIWCDKRRPCFSCFKWCCGTYQGHFVVVCGFDQRKKRVFYKNPSYDEDVCCSRMDKFDKARKSHGTDEDTLFIFNP